The following coding sequences lie in one Bicyclus anynana chromosome 21, ilBicAnyn1.1, whole genome shotgun sequence genomic window:
- the LOC112047977 gene encoding CLIP domain-containing serine protease HP8-like → MNIFCLIALFLCLTGVMPTHADGECHNGRRCLVYDECEALYSRWGHNHFWRLKFLARVHCGVNDNQEPMVCCPSGLTYE, encoded by the exons atgaatattttttgcttGATTGCTCTGTTTCTATGTCTCACAGGTGTGATGCCAACTCATGCTGACGGAG AATGTCACAACGGTCGAAGATGTTTGGTGTACGACGAGTGTGAGGCACTGTATTCGAGGTGGGGTCACAACCACTTCTGGCGGTTAAAGTTTCTGGCGCGAGTGCATTGTGGGGTCAATGATAACCAGGAACCGATG GTTTGCTGTCCCTCCGGGCTGACTTACGAATGA
- the LOC112047964 gene encoding CLIP domain-containing serine protease HP8, translating to MNIFCLSVVFLCLTSVLPTHAERECSNGAKCSSFEECEALYWTFANGRSWRMQWLALQLHCGFNDRQQPMICCPPELASYKPESDLAATLSLLPRADECGVQYDNRIVNGQATAIDDHPWMVLLRSAQLRGNGFYCGGALISSRYVLTAAHCVRMWRVSSVRLGEWKISSPTDCVTDASGFIDCNIPPVDVSVEEVIVHEGYNVSNANQPNDIALLRLAHDVLFNDFVKPICLPVDPLLKEDTFEGYDLVVAGWGKTETGRMSDVKMQVLVPVMKNSICSQIYTMSFKEINENQICAGGRNNKDSCGGDSGGPLMGQFGGRGWTVLGVVSFGPSPCGMLGWPGVYTRVPAYVDWILSKLRP from the exons atgaatattttttgcttGAGTGTTGTGTTTCTATGTCTCACAAGTGTGCTGCCAACTCATGCTGAGCGAG AATGCAGCAACGGAGCAAAATGTTCGTCGTTCGAGGAGTGTGAGGCGCTGTACTGGACGTTCGCGAACGGACGCTCCTGGCGAATGCAGTGGCTCGCGTTACAGCTTCATTGTGGGTTCAATGACCGCCAGCAACCGATG ATATGCTGTCCACCAGAGCTGGCCAGCTACAAACCGGAAAGTGATCTAGCAGCGACTCTGTCTCTCCTGCCTCGCGCAGACGAGTGCGGGGTGCAGTATGACAACAGGATCGTGAACGGCCAGGCGACTGCAATCGATGACCACCCGTGGATGGTGCTGCTGCGGAGTGCCCAGC TGCGAGGGAACGGTTTCTACTGCGGCGGCGCTCTCATCTCGTCCCGCTACGTGCTGACGGCGGCACACTGCGTGCGCATGTGGCGGGT GAGCAGTGTCCGTTTAGGCGAATGGAAGATATCAAGCCCTACTGATTGTGTCACCGATGCTTCTGGATTTATTGACTGCAACATTCCCCCTGTCGACGTTTCTGTGGAGGAGGTCATTGTCCACGAGGGGTACAACGTCTCAAACGCCAATCAGCCAAACGACATCGCCTTGTTGAGGCTGGCCCACGATGTGCTTTTTAATG ATTTTGTGAAGCCGATCTGCCTGCCCGTTGATCCTTTACTTAAGGAAGACACGTTCGAGGGATACGACCTGGTGGTAGCTGGATGGGGGAAAACTGAAACCG GTCGAATGTCGGATGTAAAGATGCAAGTGTTGGTGCCAGTTATGAAAAATTCAATATGCAGTCAGATTTACACAATGAGctttaaagaaattaatgaGAATCAAATTTGTGCTGGTGGGAGGAATAACAAGGACTCGTGTGGGGGGGACTCGGGAGGTCCACTGATGGGTCAGTTCGGGGGTCGCGGCTGGACGGTGTTGGGCGTGGTGTCTTTTGGACCCTCACCTTGTGGCATGCTCGGCTGGCCAGGTGTCTACACCAGGGTGCCTGCGTATGTCGACTGGATACTATCCAAGTTGCGACCTTAG
- the LOC112047961 gene encoding CLIP domain-containing serine protease HP8 translates to MCRFTDMLCKKVFIFFVCAVALTYAQQCNNNVRCINLDQCPGLYTELQQHPDNNYLHNLLKQLHCGFAGITPMICCPQEFMYNTQTSNRGGDVGVRSPADLLPDLKTCGVMNNDRIFGGNLTEIDEHPWMALVKYKKLVGSGFYCGGVLISSRYVLTAAHCVKGSDLPESWKVSEVRLGEWDTSSDIDCARPDDCAPRPLDVPVEEIIAHEQYVPTDNHQQNDIALLRLAYDVPFNDFVKPICLPVAPSLRRQTFEGADMEVAGWGKTETKSSSDVKLKVVVPVVSKSDCQTVYRRAGRVISENQMCAGGLAGQDSCRGDSGGSLMGQVSAMNWMAIGVVSYGPSPCGTPGWPGVYTRVTAYMDWILSKLRP, encoded by the exons AACAATGCAACAACAACGTGAGGTGCATAAACCTGGATCAGTGTCCCGGCTTGTACACAGAACTGCAACAGCATCCCGATAACAATTAtctacataatttattaaaacaattgcACTGCGGATTTGCTGGAATCACGCCGATG ATTTGTTGCCCGCAAGAGTTTATGTACAACACGCAAACATCGAACCGCGGTGGTGATGTCGGGGTCAGATCTCCCGCAGACCTCCTCCCGGACCTCAAGACATGCGGCGTTATGAACAACGACCGGATATTCGGCGGCAACCTCACAGAGATCGACGAGCACCCGTGGATGGCATTGGTCAAATACAAAAAGT TGGTGGGGAGTGGCTTCTACTGCGGAGGAGTGCTGATCTCGTCCAGATACGTGCTGACCGCGGCCCATTGTGTAAAGGGGTCAGACCTTCCGGAGTCTTGGAAAGT TTCAGAGGTCCGGCTCGGAGAATGGGACACATCCAGCGACATCGACTGCGCGCGGCCCGACGACTGCGCGCCGCGCCCGCTCGACGTGCCGGTGGAGGAGATCATAGCGCACGAACAATACGTGCCTACCGACAACCACCAGCAGAATGACATCGCGCTGCTGAGGCTGGCCTACGACGTGCCTTTCAATG ACTTTGTGAAGCCGATATGTCTACCTGTTGCCCCATCTTTGCGAAGGCAGACATTCGAGGGGGCAGACATGGAGGTGGCCGGATGGGGAAAAACGGAAACAA AATCATCGTCAGACGTCAAATTGAAGGTCGTGGTGCCAGTCGTCAGTAAAAGCGATTGTCAGACAGTGTACCGGAGGGCCGGACGTGTCATATCAGAGAACCAGATGTGTGCGGGGGGCCTGGCGGGACAAGACTCCTGCAGGGGAGACTCTGGGGGGTCTCTGATGGGGCAGGTCTCTGCCATGAACTGGATGGCCATCGGCGTGGTATCTTACGGACCCTCGCCATGCGGGACCCCTGGGTGGCCCGGGGTGTATACTAGAGTCACTGCTTACATGGACTGGATACTTTCTAAGCTGAGGCCttaa